The region CACCTGTGGAAAACATCTCGCGCACAATATCGCAACCGCCGATGAACTCGCCTTTGACGTAGAGTTGGGGGATGGTTGGCCAGTTGCTATAATCTTTAATGCCTTGGCGCAATTCTGCATCTTCCAGAATGTTGATGCCTTTAAAGGTCACGTTCATGTTCTTTAAAACCTGACAAACCGCACTGGAAAACCCACACATCGGAAAATCAGGCGAGCCTTTCATATAAAGCACGACGGCATTATCAGCGATATCCTTGGTAATGCGGTCAACGATGGCTTGGCTCATTCTGATACCCCTTAAAATCATTGAGTTGGACAGCCTTTATATAATAAAGACGTAGGCGAAAGTAAATTGCTCATATATCTGAGTATTAGGCTGCTAAAAGACTGTTTTTTGAAGATATTTTTCCTTCAGGTATGTATTTTTAACTAGCTCGGAATGGATGTGTACAGCGCCAGCGCGTGCAATTCACCGCCCATTTTACCCTTTAATGCGGCATAGACCATTTGATGCTGTTGAACTCGTGACTTACCGATAAACGAAGCGCTTTCAACATAGGCAGCATAATGGTCACCATCACCGCGTAAATCCTCAATGCGCACTTTCGCGCCGGGTAACCCCTCGCGGATAAGTGCTTCAACTGCCTTTGCTTCCATTGCCATGATCGGGTTCTTTCTATTTTGATTCAAATGGATTGGCGGATGGCATTGCCTTCACGGGTTTGCCGTCCAATAGCAAACCATGTATAACAACAGCATCATTATTCAAGGTCACAACAGCCATCAGACTATATGGCTTTTCGCGAACGGCTTTTTCTATCGTTGGCGCGGTTGTTTCATCAACATATAATTTTGTTGGCATGGAAAGCGAACGCATTGTCGTCGTGTTTTTGCTATCAAGTAAGGCTTCGCACTGTTCGTTGCGTGCTTCTTCGCAGCTTTTATACTCAATCCCACTCGATTTTAAACAGCCGCATTTGCCGGCAATCTGCTGAAGAACTGTTGAATTAATGCTGATATTGATATAATGGCCATACAGCAGGCTGCGCGGATCGTATCCTTGTACGGGCAATATGAAATGGGCCCCCATATTACCGACAAGGCCGTAACCAATCATCAAGATGAACGCGACGAATGGAAGCGCAAGAAAGGTGATTGTCAGTTTATGTCCCATGCTGCGCCCTTAAATACTTTTGCACGCGGCGCGTGCCGTATCCCAATCCAATAAATAATAAGCCGCCAATGATCATACCGATGCCGGTTGATGCTAATGTGCCGAAAACCTCCAGATAAATGATGAATATGCGAAGGCTTATGACCCACACCACTTGATCCAATGCCTGCTGATTATCCATTAAATGGGCAACATATCCCAATACCAACCAGTAAGCGATGAAACTAACCGCACCCATCAACGGGATGGCGGGGTGAATAAAAAGGGCAGGGGTCAACATGGCGATGACCGTTGCCCCATACAAAATAATAGAAGGTTTAAATTCCCATACCGTCTTATTCACGCGGCTTAAAACGGTGAGCAGTGCAAACACGCCAAAGGTCACCCATACACTGGAGAGATTATCCCAATATTTTGCATAACTGGCTGCGTCGAAGTCGATACGCCATAAAATTTGGCTCATGCTGCCGCTTAGTACAAAACTTAATATGGCGAGTAATCGCAGCGGTTTTGCAAATAAAGGAAATTGTTCATTTGCCCAACGCAAATTGCTAAACACAATATAAATAGACGAGACGATGGTAACAATCATTCCACTCAGATTTGCGGATATCCGCTCGGATCCTAAATCAGCAAGCCATAACGCAAGCAGCGTATTCTGTGCAATCACACCAACAATCCATGCATAGGCAACAAAGCGCGTAGTGGTGTATGCCAAGACAAGCGGGCTCGATATCAGCATCCATATCAAGATGGCAAAAAAGGGATGCGATTGGGTCTGAAATACCTGCCCAATCAGTGCGACGAAGGTCAGGTTTGTGCCAAAAACAAGCAGCACATAGATATCACGTGCCCAGCCTTCTTGATTGCGATGTTTATAAAATCCATAACCAAGTGCAACGCTAAGCAAAGCATGAGCACCAAGCTTTGCAGCATCGGGAATAGCATTCCAATTTGCGCCAATGACCGCAAGTATGCCGAGGATGAGGGATAGACCGCCCAGCATCATAATAATCCGGAAGTAATTACCTTCCTTCTTTTCGCCAGCCTTTTGTTCAAGCATTACTTTTGCTTGTTCTGATGTAATCACACCTTGTTTTACCCATGCATCGATTTCTTTAGCTGACGTCATGGCTATCCTTCCATCAATGCAGGCAATGTTCCTTCATGGGCTTTACGTAAATTTGCAACGGATATAATCGGTTTATCATCAAGCTTGATGTCAGGGCTGCCCATGAACCCAAGGAATTCCAGTTCCACACCGGCTTTTTTCGCCGCATCGAACACGGATTGTTCGTGATATTGATGCGCGCGGATGGTGATGATGTAACGGCCTTGGTCTTCGCCAAACCAGTATGCTGGGGTGTTTTCTGCCTGTTCCAGCGCAATGCCAACATTGGACGCAAGGCATACTTCCGCCAAAGCAACCAGCAAGCCGCCGTCGGATACATCATGGCAGCATGGAACGGTACCGGCATTAATCAGGGCGCGGACAAAATCACCATTCTTTTTCTCGGCTTCCAAATCGACGTGTGGAGCGGTTCCTATTTCCTTGCCGTGCAATTCACGAAGATATAACGACTGACCAATATGACCTTTCGTTTCACCAACTAATAATACAACATCGCCTTCGCGCGCTGCGTTGACCCGAGCGATTTTTGAAACATCTTCCACCATACCAACGCCCCCAATAACGGGCGTTGGAAGAATGCCCTCGCCCTTGGTTTCGTTGTATAGCGATACGTTACCAGAGATAACCGGGTAGGTAAGGGCGTTGCATGCGGCTGCAATCCCTTCTACACAGCCGGCGAATTGGCCCATGATGCGTGGTTTTTCGGGATTTCCAAAATTCATATTATCTGTAATAGCTAGGGGTTTGGCGCCAACTGCCGTTAGATTACGCCATGTTTCGGCAACGGCTTGTTTGCCGCCTTCCACAGGGTCGGCAAAGCAATAACGCGGGGTGCAATCCACCGTCATAGCTAACCCACGTTTTGAACCGTGCAAACGTACCACAGCAGCATCACCGCCTGTTGCAACGGTGTCAGCGCCGACTTGGCTATCATATTGTTCATAAACCCAGCGGCGAGAACATAAATCTGGGCATGCCAATAATGTTTCTAACGCTTTTCCAAGCGTCATATCAGCAGGAAGCGGGTAAGCATCGGCCTTTACTTCCGCTTGTTTTGGTGTGGGTTCATAGGGGCGATTATACTGCGGCGCGTTTTCAACTAATGGTTCAACCACGATATCGGCTTCAACTTTACCTTTGTGTTTCACAACCAAACGGCCGGTATCGGTCAGCTTGCCAATGACCACGCAATCCAGATCCCATTTTTTGAAAATCGCAGCGGCCTTTTGTTCAGCGCCGGGTTTCAAAATCATCAGCATGCGTTCTTGGCTTTCTGAAATCATCATTTCATAAGCATTCATGCCGGTTTCGCGCTGTGGTACATCATCCAGAATTAGCTCCATGCCAAGGCCGCCCTTGGAAGCCATTTCAACGGAAGATGAAGTGAGGCCAGCCGCACCCATATCCTGAATAGCAACAATCGCATAGGTCGCCATCAATTCAAGGCATGCTTCAAGGAGAAGCTTTTCAGTAAATGGGTCACCCACCTGAACGGTTGGGCGTTGTGAATCAGCGTTATCATTAAACTCGGCGGAAGACATGCTCGCGCCTTTAATACCATCGCGGCCAGTCTTTGAACCGACGTAGCAAACGGAATTACCTACGCCCGCAGCCTTCGCGTAGAAAATTTTATCTTGGTGGGCAACGCCAACGGTCATCGCATTCACAAGGCAATTACCGTTATAGCTGGGGTGAAAATTCACCTCGCCCGCAACCGTGGGAATACCCATGCAATTGCCATAACCGCCAATACCTGCAACCGTACCGCCGAGCAATTGCTTAGTTTTTGGATTTTTAATATCGCCGTAACGCAGCGCGTTCAGGTTTGCAATTGGCCGTGCGCCCATTGTGAATACATCACGCAGAATACCGCCAACGCCCGTTGCTGCACCTTGATATGGTTCAATAAAGGATGGGTGATTATGGCTTTCAATCTTGAAAATCGCCGCCAGCTTCTCGCCGTTGGGGCCCAGGCCAATATCAATAACGCCTGCATTTTCGCCTGGACCACAAATTACGATATCACCTTTGGTTGGCAATTTACGTAAATGCACCTTGGATGATTTGTAAGAGCAATGTTCAGACCACATCGCAGAGAATATGCCCAGTTCGCACAAGGTTGGATTACGTCTTAATGTTTTAATCATCAATTCAACTTCGTCGGGCTTCATTCCGTGCTCGGCGGCGGTTTTCGGAATATCAAAACTTGCTGACATTTGCTTCCCTTGAGTATTTTGGGCTAAATTCGTTTTCATTATACGTTCTCTACAATTGATTTAAAAATGCCACTGCCATCCTCACTGCCCAGTACCGCGTCATTGGCGCGTTCAGGGTGAGGCATCAGGCCAAGAATGGTGCGTTCCTTGTTAAAAATTCCGGCAATATTCTGCACTGAACCATTCGGGTTATCGTTATAGCGCAGCGCGATTTGATTATTATCTTCCAGTGATTTTAGGGTGTCATGGTCAGCAAAATAATTGCCATCGCCATGCGCAACAGGAATGCGTAAGTTTGCACCCTTTTGGTAGGCTTTTGTGAACACGCTGTCATTATTCTCGACTTTTAATGAAACGGTTTTGCAGATGAATTTCAGTTTCTGATTACGCAGTAATACTCCCGGCAATAGCTGGGTTTCGCATAGAACCTGAAAGCCGTTGCAAATTCCCAGAACGCGCACACCTTTTTTTGCCGCTGCAATCACTTCGCCCATGATGGGTGAATGCGCTGCCATCGCGCCGGTGCGCAGATAATCGCCGTACGAGAACCCGCCGGGAATAACGATGATATCGGATTTGGGAAGCTGGCTGTCGCCATGCCAAACCATGGTTGGCTTTTTACCTGAAGCTTTTTCAAGTGCAACCGCAACATCGCGGTCGCAATTGGAACCTGGGAATACAATAACGGATGCGTGCATAACGTCTCTGAATTAAGGAAAAAATGAGAGCTGTAAACTAATGCGTTTTTTCGCAAATGTCACCCCCTGCGGGGCCCGCTGATGGCTTATTTTGCAATTATATCAAGCATTAAAATGGCTTCATCGTTAAAGGGGCTGTTCTCCCCGCCGCCAAGTGAAAAATCGCTACGTTTAATCGTGGCATGGATGGAGTAGCCAAGGGTCATGGCGCCATCGTCAAACACATCTCTGGTTTTGGATGTTCGGGCAAATTTATTTAACGTAGCATCAAAACTCACATCCTTGCGGATACCGCGGATAATGAGCTGACCTTTGACCGTTCCTTTTCCATCCGTAAATTTTGCTGGTTCGCTTTGAATGAAGGCAACTTCATCTTCTTTATCAATCGTCAGGGGCTTGCGTTCAAACCATTCCTGATAAAAGGCGGGGGATGACGAAACGAAGCCGCGCATCAATAAGGCAAATTTCAGACTGTCCAGTGTTTTTGTCGCATCGTCATAAAACATGCGTGCAATTCCGTTGGTAAACAGGCTGTAGGTTCTGGCAAAGCTGCTTTCTTCGCAGATAATCATCGCGCTTACCTGACCATCTGGCGCATTAAATACTTTTGCTTCAGCAAAAGATGGTGATGGGATTAAAAGCGGCAGAAGGAATAAAAGCGTGGCCAAAATTCTCATGTGCTTCACGCGCCAACCATTATCGTTATATTATTCCCAAGCTCCAGGAACGAAGGCCCAACCATACGTACGTTGCAGCCACATATCTTGGCGCCATGAAGCCGAGAAAGCGGGTTTATGCAGCCAATACCCAGGCAGCCAGCGGAACCCGCTGCCATCAACATATTCCCAATGGCCATTTCTCCATGTGTACTCATCAGGATTATTGCGTGGGGGATAACCTTTTTCTTCATAGCGGGGCGGGGGTGGTGCGCTTGGCGCCATTTGTTCAAACGCAAAGCTTTCGTATTTTGCCTTTTCAACTTCATTAACCGGGTTTGCATTCGTGCTGGACGAAGCAAAGAGTTCATCTAAATACGCACAGCCCGAAAGGCTCAGCAGTAGTACAAATGCAAGTGCGAGGTTTTTCATGAAAGGCCCTTGGTAGCGATTAATCTTGAAACGTGATTTTATAATTCTCGATAACTTGGTTGGTCAGAAGTTTCTCAGCCATTTGTTTCAAACTGGCCATCGCGTTGTCTTTGTTTGTTTCATTCAATTCGATTTCAATCAGCTTGCCTTGGCGTACTTCTTGAACCTGATTAAATCCCAGATGGTGTAAGGCCTGATTAATTGCTTTGCCCTGCGGATCCAGCACACCATTTTTCAACACAACATCAACACGCGCTTTCATAGTCTAAACTCACTTCTCTCTATTTAACAAAGGGGCTTACATTTTCGGATTCTGTCCCGCTTTCGCTGGATTTCTCGGGCAAGATGCCAAGACGACGCGCGACTTCCTGATAGGCTTCTTCAACCTTGCCTAAATCCCGGCGGAAACGGTCTTTATCAAGTTTTTCATTGGTTTTTACATCCCACAGTCGGCAATTATCCGGGCTGATTTCATCGGCCAGCACAATACGCATTTCATCGCCTTCGAATAAACGGCCAAATTCCAGCTTGAAATCCACCAGTTTAAGGCCGATGCCATAGAACAGACCCGAGAGATAATCGTTGCAACGAATGGACAATGTAACAATTTCCTCAAGTTCCTGAGGAGATGCCCAGCCAAAAGCTGTAATGTGTTCATCCGAAATCATTGGATCGCCCAGTGCGTCATTTTTATAATAAAATTCAACGATGGAGCGGGGCAGCTGTGTGCCTTCTTCAATACCAAAACGCTTGGCAAGCGAGCCAGCCGCAACATTACGGATAACAACTTCAACAGGAATAATCTCAACCTGTTTAACCAGTTGCTCGCGCATATTAAGGCGTTTGATGAAATGGGTTGGAACGCCGATTTCGCCAAGCTTCACCATCAAATATTCGGTAATGCGGTTATTGATAACGCCCTTACCTTCAATTGTACCTTTTTTCAGATTATTAAATGCAGTGGCATCATCTTTAAAATACTGCACAACAGTACCGGGTTCCGGCCCTTCGAATATAACCTTTGCCTTGCCTTCATAAATACGGCGGCGTTTCATCTGGTCAAACCTTTCTAGCGATATTAACTTGTGCCACAATGCTTAATAAAAGCAATAACCATCGTGGGAATCTAGTCACACCTTGAATGCCTTAATATTCAGACTCTGCAATTTTGTGTACTGATTAATTAACAGCGGCCTAAACACATACTATCCTAATTGTCGGGATTCTCATTTTTAAGAATTAACGTAAGCAACATTACAAAGTTTTGGGGAAGATTCAATGACCACATTCGACGACCGTCAGAAAGCCTTTGAAGAAAAATTTGCGCATGATGAGGAATTAAGATTTAAGGCAAATGTTAAAGCAGCAAAATTGCTTGGTGAATGGGCCGCACAAGAAATCGGATTATCGAAGGAAGTTTATGTAAACGAACTCGTTAACATGGTCACATCAGGCAAGGATGAAGAAGAATTGCTTGATAAAGTGCACAAAGATGCCGTTAACAAAGGTAAGCAACTTTCAAAAGATGCGCTGTCAGAAAAGTTTTCTTCACTCCAGAATCAAGCCAGAGACTACGTAACTAACCATTAACACTTTGTGATTTAGCTTTTCATCCACAGCTTATTTCGTTGATTCCGAAAGTAATTCCTCTATTGTAATGAAACTGCCTTTTGGGAACAATGCGGTGCTGCTTCTAACATATATAAGAAGGTAATCATGATGCGTAATAAAAATTTAATAGCTTTTCTAGCACTGGCGCTTTGCTTTTTTTCTGCAAATGCAATGGCAGACGGCACAGCCTCTTGCGGTGATATTACGCAAGTCAAATATATGCTTCAAAAATATGCCACAAATGATCCTGGCAATTACTGCATTCGCGCAACGACGCTTGCTGAATCTTATCCATGTATGCGCGAAGAAGTTTTGCGCCAAGCCAATGTGGTTGCACGCCGCCAAGGACTTGCTGAAGTCGTTGTGGGTTGTCCTGTTGCTGCGGTTGCGCCTGTTGTGCAATATGCGCCGCCACCACCACAATATGTTCAGTATCAACCTGTTCAACAAGGTTACATTTATCAACAGCAGGCTGTAATCCCCCAAGCACAAACCTATGAAACAGTTGGCCCGGCCATCGTTCAAGGTTCACGCTACACTGGTGCGCATGCTGGCTTTTTCAGCGGCAGCTCATTGCTATGGGTTGGTTTGGGTCTTCTGGTTGCAGGCGGTACAGCCGCAGCGCTCATCACGGGCGGCGGCAGTAGCACAGATACCACCACGACAACAACTGTCACTGAATTCATCACCGATGAATACAGAGCCCAATACAGTTTAACCACCATGGACGCAGCAGCTGCTTACCAACGCGGGTACACTGGATCTGGCATTCGTGTTGCTGTTCTCGATACTGGCCTTGATCTTAGCCATTCTGAATTCCAAGGCCGTTTCGTTTCTGGCGGCGGCTTCGATTTCGTGACGAATTCAGCTGGTCAGGCGACAACGCTTAATTCCCACGGTACGGAAGTTGCTGGTGTGATTGCAGCAAACCGCAATTTTGTCGGTATGCATGGCGTTGCTTATAACTCAACCATCGTTCCATTGCGTGTGTTTGACGCATCTGGCGGCGCGATTGCTTCGTTTGCTTCGGCAATTGATTATGCGCGCACAACCTCTGGCGCTATGATCTTAAACGGCAGCTACGGCCCGGATGATGCATGGCATAACAACTTTGAGCCTCTTGGCTACCAAGGTATTATCACCACCCCAGAAATCGCTGAAGCAGATGCGTACAAAGCATACGTACAAGCTGGCGGTATCCTTGTATTCCCAGCAGGTAACGCATTCGCAATTGCCCCAGGCCTTGCGCGCAATCCAACCGGTCCGGGTTTCTTGCCATTTATCAAACCAGCTAACGCAAATATTGCTGCAAATACAACTGGTGCTTACCGCGATGAAAATGGCAACGTGATGGCATCTGCTGACTATTCGGCTTTACAACCGCAAACGATTGTTGTTGCTGGTGTAGATAGAAACAATACTATCTCTGCATTCTCCAATCGCTGCGGTGTTGCTGCGCAGTGGTGTATGGTTGCTCCTGACGAAAACATTTTTACCACCACAACAGGTGGCGGTTATGCGACGGTTTCAGGAACATCATTTGCTGCACCGCAAGTTTCAGGTGCCCTTGCAATTCTCAAGCAAGAATTCCCTAACCTGACCGCTGCACAGCTCGTTTCCCGCTTGCTCAATACCGCTACCGATCTTGGTACGCCGGGTGTTGACGCAATCTATGGTCACGGGTTGCTTAACCTTGCTGCTGCTTCAAACCCAGTTGGCGTAACCGGCATTTCAACCACTGGCTTGCTTGGCGGTAACTACCACACTGTTGCAGACAGCCATCTGACCTATGGCCGCGCATTTGGTAGCGCGGTTGGCTCTGCATTTAACGGGGTAACCGTGCTTATGCTCGACAGCTATGACGCTGCGTTCAAGATGAGCCTTGGCAATCAGATTATTGCTAACTCTGCTTCATTCAACACACGTCAAGCTGTTTCAAAGTTCAACAATGCTGATGAACGCGAAGAATTGTCCTTTGGCGGTAAGACCAAGGTTGGCTTTATTACTGAAAGCAATCAGGACAACAGCCACTTCCTTGGCGACAAGCCACGTGATGACAATGACAAAACCTCAAGCTTCAAGAGTTTTTCTTTGACGCAAACCATGTCAAGCTCGGAAGAAGGATCTGTTCACTATAAGGATGCAATCGCACTTTCCTTGGGCTTTAGCGAGGCAGACCGCGACCGCGCTGATCGCGCAATCAATAAAGATGCAATGAACAACCCATACGCAGCATTTGCTGGCGATGGCTTTGCGTCCGTGTACAAGACGCAAGCGCTTGGCGGCACCATGAAGATTGCAGGCTTCTATGGTCACAGCGAAAGTGACGAAGAAGCAAACAACTTCGGTACCCAAGCTGAATTGGGCTACAAGCTCGATAAAGATACCGACGCATTCATGTCATTCGGTACCTTGTTTGAAGAAAACCGTGTTCTAGGCAGTAAGGGTACTGGCGCCTTGGCATTTGGCAACGGCACCAGCACCATCTATGTGGGACTGGGCGGTAAGGCTGCTCTGACGAGTGACTTAACCCTGCGTGTCAATGCGTATGGCGGTATGACAAATCCAAGCCTTAACCGTGACAACTCGCTTATTAAGGACTCAAGCGAAATCATCACCTCTGCATTCAATGCTGGTGTTGATAAGATGAGCAGCTTCACCAAAGGCGACGTATTGGGCTTTGGCGTATCACAGCCATTACGTGTTGAAAGTGGCAGCATGCAGTTTGAACTGCCAAGCCAGTTGAACTCGACCTATACCGGTTTGCTGACCCAGCGCTTCACCCAAGACCTTTCCGCGCAAGGCCGCGAAATGGATATGGAAGTGAACTATGCAGTACCAGTAGGCAAGGGTGAATCCTTGGCTGCCGGCACCTTGTACCGTATGGATGCAGGCCATGTATCGGGCCGCAACGACTTCCTGGGCGTCATGCGCTACACGAAGAAGTTCCAGTAAGTATATAAATCATCAAATAAAAAAGGCGGGCAATGTCCCGCCTTTTTTTATGCCTTCAACATATGCCTAGGTATGCCGACGCATAGCCCATGCGGTCGTGCTGGTCGTTACAACCGCTGGCGCTGTTGTATGGGGCAGGGGAACAGTTTGCACCTGTGTGCGCGTGATTGATGCATAACTTGTCTGCTGGACATTCAGTTGTTGCGCCAAATTCGCATAGCGGGGGTTGCCTGTATCAAACATCACCGGATTAAGTTGATAAATATACCCTAGCGTATTTGCCGCAATCGCCTTGTTTTGGGCAAATATCCGCGCTGCGGAGCTTGCAGTATTTTGAATGCCAAGTCCGTTTCCAGTATCTCTACGCGTATCACCGCCCATCATAACCGCAATTCGGGCATTTAAACGCGCACGGAAGGATTCATCACTACCGGCAATGCAGCCCCATGTATTGTGTTCACTATGATGCTCCACAATTCCGGTTTGCGCCGGAACGCCGTAAGTCTGTCTTTGCGTATAATGGATGGATGTCGATTTACCGCCATCAGCAAATTCCCAGCCGCGTGGGTTACGGCTTAATGGGCCAGCGCTGGCTAATCCTGTTTGACCCCAATTCATTTCCGCTGCATCTAATACGCCGCGTGTGCCAAGGGCTGTGCGGCCTTGCTGGGTGCTCATCAGCTTGATAGTGGACATGGCAGCAACCACGCCGTTATTACCGCCGCCGGTCTGCCCGCCCCAAATGCCAAGCAATGAATTGGTGCCATCAGGGTTACGTTTAATCATCGCGCTGATATAAGT is a window of Alphaproteobacteria bacterium DNA encoding:
- the grxD gene encoding Grx4 family monothiol glutaredoxin: MSQAIVDRITKDIADNAVVLYMKGSPDFPMCGFSSAVCQVLKNMNVTFKGINILEDAELRQGIKDYSNWPTIPQLYVKGEFIGGCDIVREMFSTGELKKLFKDKGVPFQENAA
- a CDS encoding BolA family transcriptional regulator, whose translation is MAMEAKAVEALIREGLPGAKVRIEDLRGDGDHYAAYVESASFIGKSRVQQHQMVYAALKGKMGGELHALALYTSIPS
- a CDS encoding GDYXXLXY domain-containing protein; translation: MGHKLTITFLALPFVAFILMIGYGLVGNMGAHFILPVQGYDPRSLLYGHYINISINSTVLQQIAGKCGCLKSSGIEYKSCEEARNEQCEALLDSKNTTTMRSLSMPTKLYVDETTAPTIEKAVREKPYSLMAVVTLNNDAVVIHGLLLDGKPVKAMPSANPFESK
- a CDS encoding DUF2157 domain-containing protein: MTSAKEIDAWVKQGVITSEQAKVMLEQKAGEKKEGNYFRIIMMLGGLSLILGILAVIGANWNAIPDAAKLGAHALLSVALGYGFYKHRNQEGWARDIYVLLVFGTNLTFVALIGQVFQTQSHPFFAILIWMLISSPLVLAYTTTRFVAYAWIVGVIAQNTLLALWLADLGSERISANLSGMIVTIVSSIYIVFSNLRWANEQFPLFAKPLRLLAILSFVLSGSMSQILWRIDFDAASYAKYWDNLSSVWVTFGVFALLTVLSRVNKTVWEFKPSIILYGATVIAMLTPALFIHPAIPLMGAVSFIAYWLVLGYVAHLMDNQQALDQVVWVISLRIFIIYLEVFGTLASTGIGMIIGGLLFIGLGYGTRRVQKYLRAQHGT
- the purL gene encoding phosphoribosylformylglycinamidine synthase subunit PurL, producing MSASFDIPKTAAEHGMKPDEVELMIKTLRRNPTLCELGIFSAMWSEHCSYKSSKVHLRKLPTKGDIVICGPGENAGVIDIGLGPNGEKLAAIFKIESHNHPSFIEPYQGAATGVGGILRDVFTMGARPIANLNALRYGDIKNPKTKQLLGGTVAGIGGYGNCMGIPTVAGEVNFHPSYNGNCLVNAMTVGVAHQDKIFYAKAAGVGNSVCYVGSKTGRDGIKGASMSSAEFNDNADSQRPTVQVGDPFTEKLLLEACLELMATYAIVAIQDMGAAGLTSSSVEMASKGGLGMELILDDVPQRETGMNAYEMMISESQERMLMILKPGAEQKAAAIFKKWDLDCVVIGKLTDTGRLVVKHKGKVEADIVVEPLVENAPQYNRPYEPTPKQAEVKADAYPLPADMTLGKALETLLACPDLCSRRWVYEQYDSQVGADTVATGGDAAVVRLHGSKRGLAMTVDCTPRYCFADPVEGGKQAVAETWRNLTAVGAKPLAITDNMNFGNPEKPRIMGQFAGCVEGIAAACNALTYPVISGNVSLYNETKGEGILPTPVIGGVGMVEDVSKIARVNAAREGDVVLLVGETKGHIGQSLYLRELHGKEIGTAPHVDLEAEKKNGDFVRALINAGTVPCCHDVSDGGLLVALAEVCLASNVGIALEQAENTPAYWFGEDQGRYIITIRAHQYHEQSVFDAAKKAGVELEFLGFMGSPDIKLDDKPIISVANLRKAHEGTLPALMEG
- the purQ gene encoding phosphoribosylformylglycinamidine synthase subunit PurQ, which gives rise to MHASVIVFPGSNCDRDVAVALEKASGKKPTMVWHGDSQLPKSDIIVIPGGFSYGDYLRTGAMAAHSPIMGEVIAAAKKGVRVLGICNGFQVLCETQLLPGVLLRNQKLKFICKTVSLKVENNDSVFTKAYQKGANLRIPVAHGDGNYFADHDTLKSLEDNNQIALRYNDNPNGSVQNIAGIFNKERTILGLMPHPERANDAVLGSEDGSGIFKSIVENV
- a CDS encoding YceI family protein, which gives rise to MRILATLLFLLPLLIPSPSFAEAKVFNAPDGQVSAMIICEESSFARTYSLFTNGIARMFYDDATKTLDSLKFALLMRGFVSSSPAFYQEWFERKPLTIDKEDEVAFIQSEPAKFTDGKGTVKGQLIIRGIRKDVSFDATLNKFARTSKTRDVFDDGAMTLGYSIHATIKRSDFSLGGGENSPFNDEAILMLDIIAK
- the purS gene encoding phosphoribosylformylglycinamidine synthase subunit PurS; this encodes MKARVDVVLKNGVLDPQGKAINQALHHLGFNQVQEVRQGKLIEIELNETNKDNAMASLKQMAEKLLTNQVIENYKITFQD
- the purC gene encoding phosphoribosylaminoimidazolesuccinocarboxamide synthase produces the protein MKRRRIYEGKAKVIFEGPEPGTVVQYFKDDATAFNNLKKGTIEGKGVINNRITEYLMVKLGEIGVPTHFIKRLNMREQLVKQVEIIPVEVVIRNVAAGSLAKRFGIEEGTQLPRSIVEFYYKNDALGDPMISDEHITAFGWASPQELEEIVTLSIRCNDYLSGLFYGIGLKLVDFKLEFGRLFEGDEMRIVLADEISPDNCRLWDVKTNEKLDKDRFRRDLGKVEEAYQEVARRLGILPEKSSESGTESENVSPFVK
- a CDS encoding DUF1476 domain-containing protein, coding for MTTFDDRQKAFEEKFAHDEELRFKANVKAAKLLGEWAAQEIGLSKEVYVNELVNMVTSGKDEEELLDKVHKDAVNKGKQLSKDALSEKFSSLQNQARDYVTNH
- a CDS encoding S8 family peptidase, producing the protein MMRNKNLIAFLALALCFFSANAMADGTASCGDITQVKYMLQKYATNDPGNYCIRATTLAESYPCMREEVLRQANVVARRQGLAEVVVGCPVAAVAPVVQYAPPPPQYVQYQPVQQGYIYQQQAVIPQAQTYETVGPAIVQGSRYTGAHAGFFSGSSLLWVGLGLLVAGGTAAALITGGGSSTDTTTTTTVTEFITDEYRAQYSLTTMDAAAAYQRGYTGSGIRVAVLDTGLDLSHSEFQGRFVSGGGFDFVTNSAGQATTLNSHGTEVAGVIAANRNFVGMHGVAYNSTIVPLRVFDASGGAIASFASAIDYARTTSGAMILNGSYGPDDAWHNNFEPLGYQGIITTPEIAEADAYKAYVQAGGILVFPAGNAFAIAPGLARNPTGPGFLPFIKPANANIAANTTGAYRDENGNVMASADYSALQPQTIVVAGVDRNNTISAFSNRCGVAAQWCMVAPDENIFTTTTGGGYATVSGTSFAAPQVSGALAILKQEFPNLTAAQLVSRLLNTATDLGTPGVDAIYGHGLLNLAAASNPVGVTGISTTGLLGGNYHTVADSHLTYGRAFGSAVGSAFNGVTVLMLDSYDAAFKMSLGNQIIANSASFNTRQAVSKFNNADEREELSFGGKTKVGFITESNQDNSHFLGDKPRDDNDKTSSFKSFSLTQTMSSSEEGSVHYKDAIALSLGFSEADRDRADRAINKDAMNNPYAAFAGDGFASVYKTQALGGTMKIAGFYGHSESDEEANNFGTQAELGYKLDKDTDAFMSFGTLFEENRVLGSKGTGALAFGNGTSTIYVGLGGKAALTSDLTLRVNAYGGMTNPSLNRDNSLIKDSSEIITSAFNAGVDKMSSFTKGDVLGFGVSQPLRVESGSMQFELPSQLNSTYTGLLTQRFTQDLSAQGREMDMEVNYAVPVGKGESLAAGTLYRMDAGHVSGRNDFLGVMRYTKKFQ